The genomic window GCTGATTACTTTAAAGTAAACAAAGATTACTCGATATGCTGAAATTACTAATAGGTATAtatgaatgtaattaattaaatctaacttatcaaataatatacttttacgcACCTTTTCTAAGTAATTATAAACACGCTAAAATACGTTCTAGCAGATACTACTAGTACATAAGTCACTTTTTGTAAGTGggggaaaataaaaatacattggatTGTGTCGACGGGCGCTTATGTTGCttgtctattccaatcgaagagagaataaagataaacaaaccttccAAACGTATTTCATTAGATATGCTCAAGCAATTTTGTTGATTAGAAATAGTTCTTGATTGATATATCTAATGCAACatcttaactatttatatccactCTAATTTGATTTCGAAACTAGATAATAGCTTTGTcgactttttaatcgtcattatTTCGaatatccataataaatatcatagattattcaagctctcgaccaataatattGCATCAATTCGATCTCATTGTTCTCTTGTCGTTGGAATAGCCTATACTCAAATGTTCGTCGAGCAAATCCGgtattaacatttacaaaatgaCAGCAACGCACTAACATAATCTGACAAACATCTATCAAAGAAGCCTTTCAAGCGCAAATTACCaatgaataatataacatttgattaaatcatataatatttatgatgataaactgttttatagatttatatgtACATGTTGTAATGAGATGGAATGTAATAGCTTTATATACAGATCACAGCTTAGCCTTTGCGCCCGAGCATCTAAAAGATACTCTGCTGTTGCAATCATCCATTTCATTAAatgttatagatttatttttggattgttactgttttataaaattattattaaatcatttatattatatcaaagtattttatttatttaaaagcctCTTAATATTCATCGATaaggaaaaaagtaaaaatgtttggTTTATGCATAAAATGTCCTGCCAGTCTTAATATAGTTGcctaaataagtatttttcaattttctttctttttatttaaatttagttccgTCGTATTTAGGACTGAGGTATTGTCATTCTAATCTAAATCAAACGTCGACAAAAAAGTGAAACTGAAAACTTAACGAGTAAAAGAAAGTTTTCAaagatttcaatataatatcctACTTCAATTTAAgttaacattaacataattatcaaattactGTGGCACATCTATAGAACATCATCATGCTATagaattatatctttttttaatttttttatctacgtGAAACAGTAGGTACCTATTACAGTCAAATTATTTTGACTTCAAAAGTGACAGTAtttcaacaattaaatataGCTATCCAATTTGTAGCAAATATGAGTTTTAAAACGAGttacttctataataaaataataataatttgcatacaatatttattatttgtatttgttgtaCAGTGTAAAAAGCCAGGTGATAAACGTCTTCTGTCAACATGGCGCCTAGAATGTGGATTGGGTATTATAATTGACTCTGATTGTCCTATCGACGGTGCTTGGTCACCTTGGACGCCTTGGTCGACATGTCACGGTGCTTGCGATACTGTTGGTCATCGAAAAAGACTTAGAAAATGTAATAATCCCCCGCCATCAAAAGAAGGCCTTTCTTGCAACGGTTTAGATGAACAAATTGAATCTTGTTACCTAAAAAATTGTACGGTGGATGATTATCGCAAAATCGTGAAAGGAAATATAGCGCGAGCTGAAGCTTTACATCAACTAGAAGTAATTCCGGCGTTTATGGAACGTTGTCTTCAAATGGAATGTCCTTACGAAGCCGTGGAAGCTGCACTCACTGCAGAAAATACATGGCAGCTTAATTCTGAAGCATTGTGGAATGCCCTCCAGTGTGTAAAACATGATATAGGTTGTTCTGTTAACGGCGAATGGGGCGAATGGATGCCATGGTCGACTTGTGGAGCACAATGCGGAAAAGGATTTATGTGGAGAATTCGGCGATGCGATACACCTCCTCCTTCAGTATCTCATTTAGTTTGTCTCGGCACACCTTTGCAAAATAAAGAATGTGAAGGCGATCAATGCGCCATTGACGAACAACGTTCTGAGGTCAGTGTTAGTGGAACTTGGAGTGAATGGGGTGAATGGACAAAATGCTCGGAAAAATGTGGCACTGGAATTCGACGTAGGAAGAGAGCGTGCATTGAGAAAAACATTTCAGTAGCTGACATTGCTTGGACAACTCATTGCCGTGGCCAATATGAAGAGGTGGAAtcttgtaatgtaaaaaattgtttactcAACGGTGGATGGTCCGGCTGGGGTGCTTGGGGTCCATGTTCACAGACTTGTGGAGCTGGTAGACGATCTAGAACAAGATCATGCACAAGACCGATACCATCAGGCGGTGGAACGAATTGTGTTGGACCGAAATTTGATGTTGGATCTTGTCACTTAACTCCATGTGAAGTTTATAGGCACATCATTTGTGTATTTAATGGTGATTCGGTTTTGCAGTACGATTTTCCAAAAAAACGTTccacattttttcatttttatatccgCTTTATGCCATTGTCTCCTCATGGGACACTTATACGCCGAGGAACAATTCATAGTCCCCGCGTACGTGTCAGCTTACATAAATGGCACATTTGCTTCGATGCACACGGATCTTCAAAAACTTGCAGCCTTCCACGTTCATGTTCACCTTTAGCACTTGAACCTTCAGTATGGCACTCAATTATGTTAACAGTCAGTAATGAAGCAGTAACCATTAGAGTAAATGATGCACAAAATCCAATTCATAGTGTCTTTCCTTGTGATCCAGAATTAacaaatgacaaaataaatgtttttattggtgAGAAATTACATGGACAGATTCAAGAAGCTATGGTAAATTTTAGGccaataagtttatttattgaacgtGAACGTCAACCAAGTAAAACCGCCTTATTTCCAACATCAGCATCGAATATAGCTTACGAAAGTGCCAACATTGAAGAAGCGTATATATATCTTGAGAACGAACAATATTTACGATTACCATGTTTTAGACTACAAGATGACTGGCAGTTGGAACTTACCATTAAATCAAAAAGTGATAGCGgtatgattcttttttttaaagactaCCGAAATAATAGTTGGTTTTACATGATGTTACAAAATATGCGATTGGTACTTAAATTTGCGTCTGTTGAATTTAAATCAGAAGCAATAAGTTCTACTGAATGTTTACCCGACCAGTGGCTTGATATAAAACTAACTAAACGTAATGAAACTAATACAATTGAAGTTTCGATTAACACTGGTGAGCGCCTTCATGTACTACTGGCGGACGATAAATTTAGAAAACGTAGATTGTCCAAAcagaaatattcaaatttgacTCATCATTCTTCAACCAATGCTAACCGATCAACTTGTGGACCTTATGCTAATAAAACGATGGcgaatattttatgttctaaTGAATATTTCATTGGAGGAATACCCTTACCGTTGAGAAATAAGCTATCTGAAGACATCACTTCATTTTTTGGTATAATAgcttctttaaaaattaataatgtcttaGTAGATTTGCGTAACATGAGTATGGAAAGATATAAAAACGGAATCATTCAGCTTTCTTCAGGAACAGCTAGTATATCAGGATCTTATCACGAGACTCATTGGGGTGAGAccaaaaaattgaatttaatatgtgTATACGCTCGACATACTAGATCACCTTACCATGCTTACTGGCTTTACTTAGACACTGGTAtagataataagaatattagttCAATGGACGACGGTAGAGTTTTAAGGCTGATTATATCTCCTGATAACCATTCAGGATTTTACACTTGTCGAGGTAACGACAACGAACACACGAAAAATTTTGTGACTTACGGTGTTCTTGCAAAAAGTCAGTTTAAGCTTATGGGTCCTGATACGTTAACCGTTGTAGCGCTCTTCACAACTGTTTcacttgtaatatttactttaggATGGCTTATAATAGAAGGATATCACGATGTTCGCGATGGATACGGATTTTTTCGTGACGATCTACTTTCAACGGAAGAGCAAGTTGAGATTGATTGTAACCCATATATACAAGTTTGTGGTACCGAAAATATTTTAGCCAAAAGTAATACTAAGCGAAGAAATAGACAATTACGCAATAAAGCACTGCTCGACTCGAGacaaaaaatgaaatttcatgaaGAACGAACAAACGAATATAGTCTGAGTGAGCCAGAGGAGCTACCAGCATTACCCGAAGTCAGAAGCTGCGCTATAAAACCAGCCTGCGAGATTTACAGATCAGAACAAATTTGCTCACCGCTACACAGTTCCAATAAAACGTCGCATAAAACGGAACTACCTCCATCATCCACAAATGTATCTTCCAGAACTTTTTATTCACGTTTACTCTTTACTAATTCAAAAAATCCTACCAAAGGAAATTCGAAAAGGAAATCTAATTATAGTTCTAATTTAGAAATGGAACGCAGACTAAAATTAGTAACTATACAATCttcatcttttataaataactcttCTGTGCAGAAAGTATTGAagaaatttaaagatttaaaaagtgTAGATTCTTGAAACATTAGAGAAATGGTTATGACGTCatgagaaataaaatgaaatagttcTACATGTTAATCGACGATAtagatgttaaataataaaattgtcgcCTCTTGtctatatatcatttattaaatattatatgttaaatgtaacaatatgccagaatataactattaaatatttaacaagcaAGCCTCATTTGGcactcaatttaaatatatatattcattgtacACAATATCATTCAATTTATGACTTCTAACAAAGTATTTTCAGCTCTGATCTCTATAGTAGTTACATTTTTACTATAccttagtatattatttttttttctttttgagaTTCATTTTCTGTATGGCTACAACAATTCGTTGTTATGACTTTACTTAATCGTTATAATTGACtaggcaaatattttattaacatggaatacataaacataaaataattataattatcacaaaatgtctttttaaattgttttagtaaGCACATTTTTCATTGGATTATAGCACACTTTTTTGAGAAACCTAATCGCAAAATTGTGCGCTAATATTGTGCTTTAGTTTAATATCTAAGTGAGTTATTTTAAatctgataaatataaataattttcagccCTTGTACTGGATCAATTTGACTAGACAACATAGAAcaaaattcaatacaatttttcaACTTAATACTGTGTTTGTAATGCCTTTTGTTTTCAGTTTACATCGCACAAGCAtcattaagtataaatataatattgtgctCAAATAAGGCAATATAGAAAGTGAGATAGGAAATCTATTTTTACTAAGGAAGGAATCATAACCAACATAGGTATTATGCGACAtatctaaattaataactatatatttttaaatactctaGTGTCTTTTAccttattagaatattttatatataaatttctaacAAACTAGTGGCTtaacatgcataatatagattgatcaatataaacataaaaaatgtctaaaattTAAGCATGTCATTTGCTAGTTTTCAAAATATAGCTAAGAATTTATTATTGctttcattgtatttataaatattgatgagaaattttatcaataaattactcCTTATGTTGATGATTTCGGTCGGCGGATAAACTTCGTCTTCTTCTCTGTTTTTGTGGTGTAGGTTTTGTTGGATACCTTTGATAGTAAATAGCTGTGGCTAGAACTCCAGCACTCAGTGTTGTAGATACCAGGAAGTTGATCATTAATTTCGTATCAGCAGAGTCAACGTACACAGTAAAGAGACGTGCTGAAAAGATGAAAAAATGCATATAGAtttttgttataacattatattatttccatGTCTACATTCTTTTAAAGtatattcaacaaaattattgaatttctaacataaaatattggatGTCATCTGTCAATTGACTTTGACAACAATTTCTAAGGTTATGTTTacgcataatttaaaattaccgctaattttgacatttaaaatgaaaatgcaCTTTTTATGCATTTCCGGactaattgtgatttattatctttatattatcttatcttTGAGATGATCTTTGACATTTGTCTAAAGCTCCACTTTCCTTCCGCTTTTTGAGTCGAAATGTGacgctaatttattttcgaagtttttataacttttattttgttttaaactttgaatattgttgaaaatagttGTTTTAATGAACAGTGAGttctatttgaatttattcgaaTTGTACTGTGTCGTAACAACGATTGTGGTTCTTTACAGGGTATTTTTAGAATGTTTCCCATGatgcattttgttatttgtgaaaaataaccGGGATTGACCGGGTAAgtcgtttgaaatattaaagttaaaagtataagatttcgaaatttgtaatagattctaatcagaattatttctccttttacagttatttttctaCAGTTATTTTTGTACGATATTTTTCATCacttattttcttcaattatttcatGGATTAATCTCTTCAGTCCTTTTCTGGGATGATtatcttgaataatttatgGGAATAATTTATGGGAATAATTTTCTTTGGCATCATCTTCGATTGGATATTTTCAACGCTTTTCGAGGAACATTTCGACTTAATTTCGTTGgatattttgaagatttaaataGAAGTTTACTTCTGGGAAACTTATAATTTGAAGTTTACTTAGTGAAGATGGATTTTTGGAAACTTTAAAggaagtaaaattttatcacactaatttatattactggaTCTTGGTATGAAatttttacatatgtatttattttcgcCGAAACTTAACCTCGCGAGATTTAATACTatactgtttaaattaatttacaattatttagacATTTGGTTGAATCAAGTTGATAAACTTGACTTGTTTGtttgtaactttactttaagtaaCTTAGTagtcaattttgaataattttacctgAATTTGAATCTTGacatgtattcaaatattttggttgaactttaaaaatttttttttttatgtttagtaaatatttgtttaagcttaatttaaacaGATGTAAACATGCTGGTGCCAGattatgttaacaattaaatttagaatattataagaaaattactttttcattttttttgaataaaatatttgtgaacatagatttgctgtttttgtaaatctatttgtaatgttaaaataatttatctgacttCCGGAGTACTTTCTTTTGaggatttgtttagtttaaaaactttttcaactctaccaatatttttttgcctcaaagaaatctaaataatttttttattgacactttACTTGTCAATAACCCACCACCCAATTTTAACATTACACttgcattgtaaatatttatattataattgttgtcCTTACATATGTTTGTTAAAACAGAAATAATCCATGTAGTTAATGATACAGCATCTGCATTCGCTGCCTTGATTATTCCATAAATATAGGTAACCTTGGCAGATCCACTCAAAGGTGTACAAAAaggctaaaaataaaacataattacatataagtCTGTTCTGCCATTctaatactattaaaaacatattaaatatattagatacttCAATCAAAATCATATGCATTTATCttgattatatttcaaataaatatatatattacttaatacacTTTCTCATGAAATGTATagaaaattttctattttttttatatattttatatataactatatgtatattattttaatatgcctacattgattttttaattgccAGGCAGCATCACAATCTAGATTACcactttcaataaatttatcaaataattaagtatAGTAACATAAgtgaaatataagtattaataattatatttaccacTAAATAGGATAGTATTTCTTTTGGTAGTATCTCGAGGACAAAGCTGAGAATTATTGCAAAATATGCTGTTATTAAAAAAGGCACAACAGGAGCTGATAAGTaccctttaaattttaatacataatacaacAGTACATAAACTTGCAGGAGTATAATGGGATATTCCAAATATGTCATTACACTGTATTGATTTGTGTAATTGTAGAGAGTTACAATTGTAAATctgcaaaatatattcaattaaaaataattgtaaaaggaagcatgttaaattatattaattaaaatctataaaaatattcaatattttgaacaatgttttaaaatattaattactaacttaatttctcatttataaatgaaattacaaaagAAGCCATTTTGATCATGGATATATTGagttccaattttttttacatttatattgaatatatttaaagcttgTCTGATCTTATCTATTTGCAAATAAGTCAATTTCTTTAATTACATAAACTGATATTGCAGgctgaattttattacatactgtaatgaaattattattcagctattttattaattatctaaatacaTTCATgatataattgaaacaaaaataaaactaaaaaaagacAAACCCAGTGATTTCCATTAACATTGCCTGCATATATATTCCATCAGCAGATTGTTTCTTTCTTATGTATAAGATTTGAGGCACTTTCAGAAATAAACATGATAAAACAGTTAACAAACTAATCATGTTTGCTAATATTTGTACGAGCTGCGTCTCCATGGTGAATATATAGCCttaaatcgtaatatttaatataaaaagatagCATCAATTCACAAGGTTAAATATGTAATTGGGATGAGAATTGTTCTAAATAGATGTTGGCAAGTTGGCAGGGGTCTGAAGAGCGCTCAATTATCCCGCCACTGAGCTTTGACAATTGACAAGGTCACTCTAATGTTATTTATCATTCGAAACATAAATGAAATACCTTTTTGCCTTtaacaaaatcttaaaataactactatgttaacaaatataaaatcaaacttgGTCAGGACGACTAGAAATAGATTACCTTTATCTAATAACTGTTAGCTgcagtaaaatatgttttgaaattttacacGCAAGTTTGTTCAAATCATAAGacgactaatattatttttggtcaCACTAGAGTGGCTAATTGGTAATTGTATTTTGCAAACATATTTACCAAGCAACTAAAAATGgagcatttaattaaaatttattaatattcaaattaagacatttttttattcaaatatgttctTTTTCGTTCAACGTCAAATGTCTTAGCAGTAGGCATTTAAGTTCTAACCTCAAACTGCAAACTCGGTAAAGTTGCCACACCAAATTGGGAGTGCAAAAAATagcattgttatattttataatactatttaattcgTCTGATTCTAACTATTCGAAATAGTAtatgtatcattttatataattacctaCACCAAGTACAGAATCTTAAGTCGGTGCATACGTACATCGACGATTATTGAAATttaccattttaaatttaatattaattgttatttatccgGATAATGAAGGCTAAATTCTTCAAAGTTCAAATACCCTTattgccatatttaaaaaaagtgtagtTCTAAAACGCTATATACGCCATCTATCTTCTGAGCCGAATTCATGGAAATGGACTAGATAGTGACAGTATAAATCTTATGATGGCGCTAGTCTGCTTGTgagtattcataataattattattagggaCATCATATTTATAACATGCTAATCCTCGACGAAGAAACTAGTAAGGAATATATCTCTATAAATCTTCTATATAATTAGAgggcaattaattattaatattagttatcaatttaaattaatttgattttaatagttctcaggtatttttttaaaacattgtaatgtaatgtaaataattctggGTAAATTGGTCGAATCACGGCTCCACCTCAAAAGTGCCCCAAATTTTACCCTTTTTACCCTCTCCGGCTCTTCGGTGGTCGATGATCGGCCCTAGGGTATGGGTATTCTCCCTACTCCCTGGCACCACTCACATCATCCGAATTTGCTCCGTTCCTGAGATATTGACAAAAACTAATCTTATTATTCTAATCTTAAAATCAGGCTATTTATCAACAATTTCAAAACTCAGTGGTCTTCGGCGCAACGGGAATTGCAGCACCTTTGCCTTTTGTGAACACGATGTGCCTGTGCTTTGTTACAAAAGGCGCGTGCCGGACACCCGTGGCGCCTTCGGTTTTTTAAAAAACCACTCTAGAGGGTAAGACCGACAAGACCATATTGAGTCAGAATTAACAGAGTCGGCCTATACACAACACTTTGTTCTTCTAATTCTAATTCTAAACCCAACCCGTACCTAAGGCTGTGAAAACATAACCTAACcatcactttttattttttttaagaggtTCAAAGCCATGTGCCTCCTTAATATTACTTAGGATACTACATACTATTAGTAAAAACGATGGAAAAATATTGGAGCATTTTCGAGGTTAAGCCGTGATTCGACAAATTTACCATAAgtctgtttaaatatattaaaaagaacaattttCGGCTGCATAAAGCGACACCTTCAATCCGAGCACCAAGCGTTTTTTTGGAGTTTCCTGGAGTTACATATTTTCTGAACTTTCAAGAGTTGAGAGAAGAGGGAAGAGGCCTGCTGAGCAATGgcacattattatttaacggacatttttttttattaaaattatttatataaataagttggcgaatagaatcagctctgcagcctatgcggtaaaaaaaaatagacttttgactgatgtggatacggctcgccttgtgtacttcagttatttccacagtataatgtcgtatggcatcctactctggggtaatgcagctgacattaatactatttttgtactgcagaagagggctattcgtgcaatttataacctgggcccaaaagattcgttaagagataaatttaaagaaattaaaataatgactgtcgcttctcaatttgtttttgataatgttatgtatgtacgcaaaaacataaacgattttcccagaaattgtgacgtacattctattaacactaggaacaagaataaacttgttactccaagtacccgattacacagggttagtaactcttttttggggcaatgtatacgtttttacaacaggatcccagaaaacgttcaaaattattcaattataaaattcaaaagaatcgttaaagagcgtttgtgtacaacactaatgactttttagttaactgcacaccttgggaatgaaatgatcgcctccaggctgcttcaaataactaaaatataattatcattgtacataataatggttaaaaaatatatatatatatatatcccgctgagtttctttcgccggttcttctcaggtccgaggtgctaaattccgaaccggtggtagatttttgacaatcaataagcaagtgtaaacacttctatattgaataaagatttttgactttgactttgagttATTTAAGGATCGGTTGATAGCCAATAATACGTCTTTTTTCATCGTCAATGTGTCACTTACCTTGTGTCCTAAGGTGTTAAATTGCTTGGACCTTTAATCACACTGATATACTTATGACTCACCGTTCTAACTGGACgacaataaatatagaatattgatgtttgcttataaaataattaacgagTGGATGGCAACCACCAAGACAGGCAACTAACGATAAGGGGAAAGTGGGGTTTCAGTACTGTCGTCACGTGTCCTAAGAATGTTCTTATAATTGTCCAAGTATAATATGTTACGCCGAAAAGTATGACCAATATATGTCCACAATAAGTTAAAACACGTTTAACGCAATCACAAAAGTTAGAATATAATTAcatgttatttgttttgtagaACATAATTATTGTAGAAGTTGTCTTGGGGTGATTGTAGGAGTAGAGAATAATAAATCAAGGCACTTACACAAGGTTGTAATTGCGGCTTGAGAACGGCTACAAAGTTCTCAAtaaacgtaattatatattcttggtTTAATAAAGTTTGTCTAACTTTGTTCTAATTTGAATGCTAACTGGAACATGTGTATTGCCATACAAATCaggatgtttttaaaatatattttgatataggaGACgtgtaaaaaaagaaatgtgCTTTGTACGTAGACTAATACATATTCTTCTAACTCAAGGCAGGTGTACATTGTGGTAGGTACTAACGTCGCCGCTGACGCCAAGGGCCAAATCATGCTGTTTACATATAGTCTGTCAAGCTGCGTACGGATAGCGCGTTCCTGTGTTACGCGTAGTTGGCAAACACTGTCCACGCGTACATTGGATACGCGTACAGCGCCTGTACGGACCGCCGCGAACCTGTACGCGAGGTCAATCGATCTAGTTAGTGTGCTATCCCATAAGACCCGATGAAATTCATACAGCTGAatcaatttgataatatttttagtattgaaaATCGAAGAACTCGCGTGTCTATTCATTACGCCGTCCAAATAAAGCGTACAAGGTCGTGTGCGTCTTCTTTGACGTGCGACCAAAAACCGACCGACAGCGGCTCGCGCGAGTGATAGCTCGCGCGGTACGCGTTCCCCAAGAGTGTACGCGTAGCTACAGGTACGGACATGCCGTTCCGGACACGCGTAAACTGACTACGCGTATCAGTGTACGCGCTATCCGTACGTACCTTCAGACATTTTTATAACTCGCAAACGGCAAAATACAATACTAGGTAACTATTTTTCAAGTcatataagaaattttattcgAGGAATGTGTTGATGTCCTACCGGGAGTTAATCACGAAACATAGACTTAACAAAGAAGACAatgatgaatgaattaattaggAAACAAAGTACCTAACATTTGGAGCAATAGAAGATTCACTCAACGGATattcgactttttttttttttatggcattggttggcggacgagcttatgggccacctgatggtaagtggtcaccaccgcccatagacaaaggcgctgtaagaaatattaaccattccttacatcacctatacgccaccaaccttgggaactaagatgttatgtcccttgtgcctgcgattacactggctcactcacccttctaaccggaacacaacaatacagtgtactgttatttagcggtagaatatctgatgagtgggtggtacctacccagacgggcttgcacaaagccctaccaccaagtaaaatagtaGACtagttttagtataaatttaattttattaaatatgtattttcatatattttgactttgctCAGCAGCGTAGAATCTTAACGCAAATTAATTCaaactacatatttataaacgCGAACATAAAATCCCGTTCAATCATCTGGACAAAGTTTTGCGAAGTATCTCAATACTATCTGCTGAGgactacaaaaaataaatacgtcaaaagaaaaaaaaggatgcttaagataataattagtattcatTTACTGTAAGTACTGAGTAGCATGTCCTTATCACAAATCCTTTCCATCTAACCTTCCTTTCCCctacttttgtatataaaaataaataaataagagtgAAGTGAATCACCCTCCTTCTAATATCGAGGATATCGTAAGTTACACAAGAAATTTGTCTAGTGATTTTAGAGTTCCTATTAGTGAACAAATCTTAGTTAAAAGATACGAAATATCACTATGGACCCATAAAGAACTTTAAAAGTTTGTACCAACGTATAATGgtgatatttttacattatataattatttgaattgtgCTAAGCAATGGTAACTACTGGTACTAAAAGTAGTAGCAGGATAAACTCCAgaaaaagtaatgt from Vanessa tameamea isolate UH-Manoa-2023 chromosome Z, ilVanTame1 primary haplotype, whole genome shotgun sequence includes these protein-coding regions:
- the LOC113404217 gene encoding uncharacterized protein LOC113404217 — encoded protein: MSIINTSMCKKPGDKRLLSTWRLECGLGIIIDSDCPIDGAWSPWTPWSTCHGACDTVGHRKRLRKCNNPPPSKEGLSCNGLDEQIESCYLKNCTVDDYRKIVKGNIARAEALHQLEVIPAFMERCLQMECPYEAVEAALTAENTWQLNSEALWNALQCVKHDIGCSVNGEWGEWMPWSTCGAQCGKGFMWRIRRCDTPPPSVSHLVCLGTPLQNKECEGDQCAIDEQRSEVSVSGTWSEWGEWTKCSEKCGTGIRRRKRACIEKNISVADIAWTTHCRGQYEEVESCNVKNCLLNGGWSGWGAWGPCSQTCGAGRRSRTRSCTRPIPSGGGTNCVGPKFDVGSCHLTPCEVYRHIICVFNGDSVLQYDFPKKRSTFFHFYIRFMPLSPHGTLIRRGTIHSPRVRVSLHKWHICFDAHGSSKTCSLPRSCSPLALEPSVWHSIMLTVSNEAVTIRVNDAQNPIHSVFPCDPELTNDKINVFIGEKLHGQIQEAMVNFRPISLFIERERQPSKTALFPTSASNIAYESANIEEAYIYLENEQYLRLPCFRLQDDWQLELTIKSKSDSGMILFFKDYRNNSWFYMMLQNMRLVLKFASVEFKSEAISSTECLPDQWLDIKLTKRNETNTIEVSINTGERLHVLLADDKFRKRRLSKQKYSNLTHHSSTNANRSTCGPYANKTMANILCSNEYFIGGIPLPLRNKLSEDITSFFGIIASLKINNVLVDLRNMSMERYKNGIIQLSSGTASISGSYHETHWGETKKLNLICVYARHTRSPYHAYWLYLDTGIDNKNISSMDDGRVLRLIISPDNHSGFYTCRGNDNEHTKNFVTYGVLAKSQFKLMGPDTLTVVALFTTVSLVIFTLGWLIIEGYHDVRDGYGFFRDDLLSTEEQVEIDCNPYIQVCGTENILAKSNTKRRNRQLRNKALLDSRQKMKFHEERTNEYSLSEPEELPALPEVRSCAIKPACEIYRSEQICSPLHSSNKTSHKTELPPSSTNVSSRTFYSRLLFTNSKNPTKGNSKRKSNYSSNLEMERRLKLVTIQSSSFINNSSVQKVLKKFKDLKSVDS
- the LOC113404210 gene encoding solute carrier family 66 member 3, which gives rise to METQLVQILANMISLLTVLSCLFLKVPQILYIRKKQSADGIYMQAMLMEITGFTIVTLYNYTNQYSVMTYLEYPIILLQVYVLLYYVLKFKGYLSAPVVPFLITAYFAIILSFVLEILPKEILSYLVPFCTPLSGSAKVTYIYGIIKAANADAVSLTTWIISVLTNISRLFTVYVDSADTKLMINFLVSTTLSAGVLATAIYYQRYPTKPTPQKQRRRRSLSADRNHQHKE